From a single Sneathia sanguinegens genomic region:
- a CDS encoding GspE/PulE family protein, translated as MKKMIKEDIAPSNVFISNNTILIVNDIISYGIKNKASDIHIRDYYGKCIIEYRINGLIKEYKNDYSNSVEIISRIKIMSKMNVAEKRLPQDGNITFENYDLRICVIPTISGENVVIRILNSTLDDISLKALGFSTKSILNIQKAICKSHGLILVTGPTGSGKSTTLLSITKLLNDGTRKIISIEDPVENKVSGIVQVQVNDDIGLSFPTILRSSLRSDPDVIIISEIRDELTAKIAVRASLTGHLVLATLHTNDCISSFARLIDMNIPKYLILDSILMIISQRLLNSSDDKKIKNRLMINEVLYLTEKEKDIFSKYTLNSDILENLKLLNFKTMMEDASEKGYNI; from the coding sequence ATGAAAAAAATGATAAAAGAAGACATTGCTCCTAGCAATGTCTTTATATCTAATAACACTATTTTAATAGTTAATGATATTATTAGTTATGGAATAAAAAATAAAGCAAGTGATATACATATTAGAGATTATTATGGTAAATGTATAATTGAATATAGAATAAATGGTCTTATTAAAGAATACAAAAATGATTATTCTAATTCTGTAGAAATTATCTCAAGAATAAAGATAATGTCAAAAATGAATGTAGCAGAGAAGAGATTACCACAAGATGGAAATATTACTTTCGAAAATTATGATTTAAGAATCTGTGTAATACCTACAATTAGTGGAGAAAATGTAGTAATTAGAATATTAAATTCTACCTTAGATGATATTTCACTAAAAGCCCTTGGTTTTTCAACAAAATCTATTTTAAATATTCAGAAGGCTATTTGTAAAAGTCATGGTTTAATTCTGGTTACAGGTCCCACTGGAAGTGGAAAATCAACAACTCTTTTATCAATAACAAAATTATTAAATGATGGCACAAGAAAAATTATAAGCATAGAAGATCCTGTTGAAAATAAAGTTTCTGGTATAGTTCAAGTTCAGGTGAATGATGATATAGGTCTAAGCTTTCCTACTATTTTAAGAAGTTCTCTTAGATCTGATCCTGATGTTATAATAATTTCAGAAATAAGAGATGAATTAACTGCTAAAATTGCTGTTAGAGCTTCTTTAACTGGACATCTTGTATTAGCTACTCTACACACAAATGATTGTATTTCAAGTTTTGCAAGACTAATTGATATGAATATCCCTAAATATCTTATTCTCGATTCCATCCTTATGATAATATCTCAAAGACTATTAAATTCTAGCGATGATAAAAAAATAAAAAATAGATTGATGATAAATGAAGTTCTTTATTTAACTGAAAAAGAAAAAGATATATTTTCTAAATATACTTTAAATAGTGACATTTTAGAAAATTTAAAATTACTTAATTTTAAAACTATGATGGAGGATGCAAGTGAAAAAGGCTATAATATATGA
- a CDS encoding HAD family hydrolase: MKKAIIYDFDKTIYSKETSITFMKYFLKKHPYLIFPFFINLIKILFNLFNLSKVKNIFFDIFKYNNPNEDIIDFWEKEINNIYPYFFNEINNNKKEADILILISASPDFLLKPLYKKLGFDILIATEYNNYSIVGKNCKGVEKLNRLNNLGAFHVLAFYSDSLSDKPLFDIADKKFSIVKGKKNIGLPKKNGLIDKWL; the protein is encoded by the coding sequence GTGAAAAAGGCTATAATATATGATTTTGACAAAACAATTTATTCAAAAGAAACAAGTATAACTTTTATGAAATATTTTTTAAAAAAACATCCTTATTTAATTTTTCCTTTTTTTATTAATCTTATTAAAATACTATTTAATTTATTTAATTTATCCAAGGTTAAAAATATCTTTTTTGATATATTTAAATATAATAATCCAAATGAAGATATTATTGATTTTTGGGAAAAAGAAATAAATAATATATATCCATATTTTTTTAATGAAATTAATAATAATAAAAAAGAGGCTGATATTTTAATTTTGATTTCTGCTTCACCTGATTTCTTACTTAAACCCCTTTATAAAAAGCTTGGTTTTGATATTTTAATTGCAACAGAATATAATAATTATTCTATTGTTGGTAAAAATTGTAAGGGAGTTGAAAAATTAAATAGACTGAATAACTTAGGTGCTTTTCATGTACTTGCTTTTTATTCTGATAGTTTGTCAGATAAGCCTTTATTTGATATTGCAGATAAAAAATTTAGTATAGTAAAAGGAAAAAAAAATATAGGCTTGCCTAAAAAGAATGGATTGATAGATAAATGGTTATAA
- the truA gene encoding tRNA pseudouridine(38-40) synthase TruA — MVIKIKYSYDGSKFYGMQRQKDKITVQGEIERVLFEVFSEKINLISSGRTDRGVHALNQVSNFEIKSPIPLETIKYQLNKHLYGKLKINEINYETTHFNSRYSAIKRTYEYRFKLLKDISPFEANYISGINLKHIDLDKINKNLLLFIGTHDFTQYSKKDKALKNPIRQIYSAKCKYENEIYIATIQGNSFLKSMIRLIMASCIFENPEQIKNRLDLKAPNLPKKILSPYGLYLKEVIYDEN; from the coding sequence ATGGTTATAAAAATTAAATATAGCTATGATGGTAGCAAATTTTATGGAATGCAAAGACAAAAAGATAAGATTACTGTTCAAGGTGAAATTGAAAGAGTTTTATTTGAAGTTTTTTCTGAAAAAATTAATTTAATTTCTTCTGGAAGAACAGATCGTGGAGTACATGCCCTAAATCAAGTATCAAATTTTGAAATTAAATCTCCTATTCCCTTGGAAACTATTAAATATCAACTAAATAAACATCTTTATGGTAAACTTAAAATTAATGAAATTAATTATGAAACAACTCATTTTAACTCAAGATACTCAGCTATTAAAAGAACCTATGAATACCGTTTTAAACTTTTAAAAGATATTAGTCCTTTTGAAGCAAACTATATTTCAGGAATAAATTTAAAACATATTGATCTTGATAAAATAAACAAAAATCTTCTTCTTTTTATTGGAACACACGATTTTACACAATATTCTAAAAAAGATAAGGCTCTTAAAAATCCCATAAGACAAATATATTCTGCAAAATGCAAATATGAAAATGAAATATATATCGCCACAATACAGGGTAATAGTTTTCTAAAATCTATGATAAGACTCATTATGGCCTCTTGTATATTTGAAAATCCTGAACAAATAAAAAATAGATTAGATTTAAAAGCCCCTAATTTACCAAAAAAAATATTAAGTCCTTATGGTCTTTACTTAAAAGAGGTAATATATGATGAAAATTAA
- a CDS encoding GNAT family N-acetyltransferase, with the protein MMKIKRLDAKADRKLLEKIYIYEEEIFGKAGIGQYNISPFTKYGRTYAIYNDKDIISVIEVLQCNKLSYIYGVSTNKSYQNMGYAKKLLTFVINDLKISNFEFIELTVTCTNEKAIKLYQSFDFKIKELLENEYFDNEKRYLMRKEI; encoded by the coding sequence ATGATGAAAATTAAAAGATTAGATGCAAAGGCAGACAGAAAACTTTTAGAAAAAATATACATATATGAAGAAGAAATTTTTGGCAAGGCAGGTATAGGTCAATATAACATATCTCCTTTTACAAAATATGGTAGAACTTATGCAATATATAACGATAAAGATATTATTAGTGTTATCGAAGTTTTACAATGCAATAAGCTTTCATATATTTATGGTGTATCGACAAATAAATCATATCAAAATATGGGCTATGCTAAAAAACTATTAACTTTTGTCATAAATGATTTAAAAATTTCTAATTTTGAATTTATCGAGTTAACTGTTACTTGCACAAATGAAAAAGCAATAAAGCTTTATCAAAGTTTTGATTTTAAAATAAAAGAATTGCTTGAAAATGAGTATTTTGATAATGAAAAAAGATATTTAATGAGAAAGGAAATATAA
- a CDS encoding class I SAM-dependent methyltransferase gives MQHYFSENPDIKSNRKKIDLQFLDKHFSFTTDNGIFSKNNIDTGTKILLTEIIKTFKAPSTSFDVLDIGCGYGVVATIIRSFYKNSNVILSDVNNRALDLAKINLENNNISANYKIIKSNLYENICEQFDLIISNPPIRAGKKLIFELYRKSYEHLKKDGLFFCVIMTKHGAKSTEKELKTIFSSISCIQISEGYRVYMGRK, from the coding sequence ATGCAACATTATTTTAGTGAAAACCCTGACATAAAATCAAATAGAAAAAAAATTGACTTACAATTTTTAGATAAACATTTTTCTTTTACAACAGATAATGGAATTTTTTCAAAAAATAATATAGACACTGGTACCAAAATCTTATTAACTGAAATTATTAAAACTTTTAAAGCTCCTTCTACTTCTTTTGATGTCCTAGACATTGGTTGTGGCTATGGTGTAGTTGCAACTATAATAAGATCATTTTATAAAAATAGTAATGTCATTTTAAGTGATGTAAATAATAGAGCCTTAGATTTAGCAAAAATAAATTTAGAAAATAATAATATATCTGCTAATTATAAAATAATAAAATCTAATTTATATGAAAATATTTGTGAACAATTTGATTTGATAATCTCTAATCCTCCAATTAGAGCTGGAAAAAAACTAATCTTTGAACTTTATAGAAAGAGTTATGAGCACCTAAAAAAAGATGGTTTATTCTTCTGTGTTATAATGACAAAACATGGTGCAAAATCAACAGAAAAAGAATTAAAAACTATTTTTTCTTCTATTTCATGTATACAAATTTCAGAAGGATATAGAGTTTATATGGGAAGAAAGTAA
- the ybaK gene encoding Cys-tRNA(Pro) deacylase — MKKTNAIRILESKKIKYEEIEYDASKGISGVDVAISTGENPQNVYKTLVTISNKKEYFVFIIPVVNELDLKKAASVSNSKKIEMLLQRDLLGLTGYVHGGCSPIGMKKLFKTFIDESAKGKEYIFVSGGKIGVQIKINPQDLINIVKAEYVDIIV, encoded by the coding sequence ATGAAAAAAACGAATGCAATTAGAATATTAGAATCTAAGAAAATAAAATACGAAGAAATAGAATATGATGCAAGTAAGGGTATATCAGGTGTTGATGTTGCAATAAGTACTGGAGAAAATCCTCAAAATGTATATAAAACCTTAGTTACTATTTCAAATAAAAAAGAATATTTTGTATTTATTATACCTGTAGTTAATGAATTAGACTTAAAAAAAGCAGCAAGTGTTTCAAATAGTAAAAAGATAGAAATGCTATTACAAAGAGATTTGCTTGGATTAACAGGTTATGTTCATGGAGGTTGTTCACCCATAGGCATGAAAAAGTTATTTAAAACTTTTATTGATGAGAGTGCAAAAGGTAAAGAATATATTTTTGTAAGTGGTGGAAAAATAGGTGTACAAATTAAAATAAATCCACAAGATTTAATTAATATTGTTAAAGCAGAATATGTTGATATTATAGTTTAA
- a CDS encoding COG2426 family protein, with translation MKYIIVFIISMLPLIELRGAVVYGIAMKLDLTKIMLISIIGNMLVVPLIFLFARQVLKFGSELKYIGKFFKYCLVKGHNAGKKLETGSKYGVYVALFLFVGIPLPGTGAWTGTLAASLLDLDFKKTVLSVLFGVILAFLIMSLVSLGLFKII, from the coding sequence ATGAAATATATAATTGTTTTTATAATATCTATGCTACCTCTAATTGAATTAAGAGGAGCTGTTGTATATGGAATAGCTATGAAATTAGATTTAACTAAAATAATGTTAATATCGATAATAGGTAATATGTTAGTTGTTCCTCTAATATTTTTATTTGCAAGACAAGTTTTAAAATTTGGAAGTGAATTAAAATATATTGGAAAATTTTTTAAATATTGTTTGGTAAAGGGTCATAATGCTGGTAAAAAATTAGAAACAGGTTCAAAATATGGAGTATATGTAGCTCTTTTCTTATTTGTTGGAATACCCTTACCAGGAACTGGAGCATGGACTGGAACACTAGCAGCAAGTTTATTAGATCTTGATTTTAAAAAGACAGTGTTATCTGTATTATTTGGTGTAATATTAGCATTTTTAATTATGAGTTTAGTTAGTTTAGGTTTATTTAAGATTATTTAA
- a CDS encoding class II fructose-bisphosphate aldolase: MKYNYKDFGLVNTKEMFAKANKEGYAVPAFNFNNLEQLQAIIEACVEMGAPVILQVSPSARNYIGRDMIPWLGRAAVEYVKASGSDIPVALHLDHGPSYEIAEDCILNGFSSVMIDASKYPYDENVALSKKVADFAHKYDVTVEAELGVLAGIEDEVHAEEHIFTQPSEVEDFVSKTGVDSLAIAIGTSHGAYKFKPGDNPHIRLDILKEIEKRIPGFPIVLHGSSSVPQQYVRIINENGGKLQDALGIPDEQLHMASKSAVAKINVDTDGRLAFTAGVRKAFFDDPTVFDPRKYLAKGKEFMKKYYKEKIVDVYGAEGAYKKGKVR; encoded by the coding sequence ATGAAGTATAACTACAAAGATTTTGGTTTAGTTAATACTAAGGAAATGTTTGCAAAAGCAAATAAGGAAGGATATGCAGTTCCCGCATTTAATTTCAATAATTTGGAACAATTACAAGCTATTATTGAAGCTTGTGTTGAAATGGGGGCACCAGTAATTCTACAAGTTTCACCAAGTGCAAGAAATTATATTGGAAGAGATATGATACCATGGTTAGGTAGAGCAGCAGTAGAATATGTAAAGGCTTCAGGTTCAGATATACCAGTTGCATTACATTTGGATCATGGTCCAAGTTATGAAATAGCTGAAGACTGTATTTTAAATGGATTCTCATCAGTAATGATTGATGCTTCAAAATATCCATATGATGAAAATGTTGCACTTTCAAAGAAGGTTGCAGATTTTGCTCATAAATATGATGTTACTGTTGAAGCAGAATTAGGAGTATTAGCAGGTATTGAAGATGAAGTACATGCTGAAGAACATATATTCACTCAACCAAGTGAAGTTGAAGATTTTGTTTCAAAAACAGGAGTTGATTCATTAGCAATTGCAATAGGAACTTCACATGGTGCATATAAATTCAAACCAGGTGACAATCCACATATTAGATTAGATATATTAAAAGAAATAGAAAAAAGAATACCAGGATTCCCTATAGTATTACATGGTTCTTCATCAGTTCCACAACAATATGTAAGAATTATTAATGAAAATGGTGGAAAATTACAAGATGCATTAGGAATACCTGATGAACAATTACATATGGCTTCTAAATCAGCAGTTGCAAAAATAAATGTTGATACAGATGGAAGATTAGCATTTACTGCAGGAGTTAGAAAAGCATTCTTTGATGATCCAACTGTATTTGACCCTAGAAAATACTTAGCAAAAGGTAAAGAATTTATGAAGAAATACTACAAAGAAAAAATAGTAGATGTTTATGGTGCTGAAGGGGCTTACAAAAAAGGAAAAGTAAGATAA
- a CDS encoding GH25 family lysozyme, whose amino-acid sequence MKKFVICLIIINVILLFANLEFSGLLYHNDLMTWNYKIHGIDISHHQIRINWNKVDKKYKFVLMKATEGKDFMDTDFLYNWNKAQLNGFKVGAYHFFSMLSSGEEQASYYISKVPKSKDSFPPIIDVELSKKYDKAKVIKELKNMIKILEDRYEKKVIIYTDYKSYNNFIKNELIANPIWIRDIRKKPTIFEKNRWIIWQYSNRGRVKGIDGFTDKNILRYNNINYYLKELKK is encoded by the coding sequence ATGAAAAAGTTTGTAATATGTCTTATAATAATTAATGTAATCTTATTATTTGCAAATTTAGAATTTTCAGGTTTGTTATATCATAATGATTTGATGACTTGGAATTATAAAATACATGGAATAGATATTTCTCATCACCAAATAAGAATAAATTGGAATAAGGTTGATAAAAAATATAAATTTGTATTAATGAAGGCAACTGAAGGTAAAGATTTTATGGATACAGATTTTTTATATAATTGGAATAAGGCACAATTAAATGGCTTTAAAGTAGGAGCATATCACTTTTTTTCAATGTTATCTAGTGGGGAAGAACAAGCTAGTTACTATATATCCAAAGTTCCAAAAAGTAAGGATTCTTTTCCCCCAATAATAGATGTAGAACTTTCTAAAAAATATGATAAAGCAAAGGTAATAAAAGAATTAAAAAACATGATAAAAATCCTGGAAGATAGATATGAAAAAAAAGTTATAATCTATACAGATTACAAATCATATAATAATTTTATTAAAAATGAATTAATAGCTAATCCAATTTGGATAAGGGATATAAGAAAAAAACCAACTATTTTTGAAAAAAATAGGTGGATTATATGGCAATATTCAAATAGGGGAAGAGTAAAAGGAATAGATGGTTTTACTGATAAAAACATTTTAAGATATAATAATATTAATTATTATTTAAAAGAGTTGAAAAAATAG
- the serS gene encoding serine--tRNA ligase: protein MLDLKYIRENSEQVKKFLKARNSDFDLDIVIDLDKKRRELLVEVESLKSKKNEASSLIGKLKREKKDASDLVSEMQEINENIKRLDEELTKVEERLTYFLYRIPNKLHSSVPFGKDEDENVEIRKWGEPRKFDFPIKTHDELGVELDILDFERGAKLSGSRFTVYKKQAAKLERALINFMLDTHEKEGFTEIMTPQLAKREIMTGTGQLPKFEDDMYKIEGEELFLIPTAEVTLTNLYNQEILEEEELPKYFCGFTACFRKEAGAGGKDLKGLIRQHQFNKVEMVKLVHPKNSYDELEHMVNCAENILQQLKLPYRVITLCSGDLGFSAAKTYDVEVWVPSQNKYREISSCSNTEDFQARRAMIKYRSKEDKKSYFVHTLNGSGLAVGRTVVAIMENYQQKDGSIVIPDVLVPYMGGLKVITK from the coding sequence ATGTTAGATTTAAAATATATTAGAGAAAATTCAGAACAAGTAAAGAAATTTCTAAAAGCAAGAAATAGTGATTTTGATTTAGACATAGTTATAGATTTAGACAAAAAAAGAAGAGAATTATTGGTTGAAGTTGAAAGCCTAAAAAGTAAAAAAAATGAAGCAAGTTCACTAATAGGAAAATTGAAAAGAGAAAAAAAAGATGCAAGTGATTTAGTTAGTGAAATGCAAGAAATTAATGAAAATATAAAAAGATTAGATGAAGAATTAACTAAAGTTGAAGAAAGATTAACATACTTTTTATATAGAATACCTAATAAATTACATTCTTCTGTTCCTTTTGGAAAAGATGAAGATGAAAATGTTGAAATTAGAAAATGGGGAGAACCAAGAAAATTTGATTTTCCTATAAAAACACATGATGAATTGGGTGTTGAATTGGATATTTTAGATTTTGAAAGAGGGGCAAAGTTATCTGGTTCAAGATTTACAGTATATAAGAAACAAGCAGCTAAATTGGAAAGAGCCTTGATTAATTTTATGTTAGATACACATGAAAAAGAAGGATTTACTGAAATTATGACACCTCAATTAGCAAAAAGAGAAATTATGACAGGTACAGGACAATTACCTAAATTTGAAGATGATATGTATAAAATAGAAGGAGAAGAATTATTTTTAATACCTACTGCTGAAGTAACTTTAACTAATTTATACAATCAAGAAATTTTAGAAGAAGAAGAATTACCTAAGTATTTCTGTGGATTTACAGCTTGTTTTAGAAAAGAAGCTGGAGCAGGTGGAAAAGACTTAAAAGGTTTGATAAGACAACATCAATTTAACAAAGTAGAAATGGTTAAATTAGTACATCCTAAGAATTCTTATGACGAATTAGAACATATGGTTAATTGTGCTGAAAATATTTTACAACAATTGAAATTACCATATAGAGTTATAACTTTATGTAGTGGAGATTTAGGCTTTTCAGCTGCTAAAACTTATGATGTTGAAGTTTGGGTTCCAAGTCAAAATAAATATAGAGAAATTTCTTCATGTTCAAATACAGAAGATTTCCAAGCAAGAAGAGCAATGATAAAATATAGATCAAAAGAAGATAAGAAGAGTTATTTTGTACATACATTGAATGGATCAGGACTTGCAGTAGGAAGAACAGTAGTTGCAATAATGGAAAATTATCAACAAAAAGACGGAAGTATTGTTATTCCAGATGTTTTAGTACCATATATGGGAGGATTAAAAGTAATTACTAAATGA
- the whiA gene encoding DNA-binding protein WhiA: MEDNIISFSTKVKKEVLLIKPQTKNEIISELYGIFLSKGAIIKEGVNFKTEISYLARRIVENLKKIEIFDFKFNYIKKNMIIYEIKIQNFKIAQSNLDNTWVFKGIFLAGGYIKDPIKGYSMDFFIESKDSAKYLFNLLNEWGKKAFYSEKKDTNLIYVRNCEDILDLLIDLSAQKSFFYYQNSSINKEINLKINRNMNYEIANEAKKLSTSMKQIELIRKIDKTIGLNNINENLREVAILRMKNEDASLQELANKLNISKSGLRNRFRRLKEIYDEIESANGKVYFKK; the protein is encoded by the coding sequence ATGGAAGATAATATTATTTCATTTTCTACTAAGGTGAAAAAAGAAGTGCTTTTAATAAAACCACAGACAAAAAATGAAATTATCTCAGAATTATATGGAATTTTTCTATCAAAAGGTGCTATAATAAAAGAAGGAGTAAATTTTAAAACAGAAATAAGTTATTTAGCAAGAAGAATTGTTGAAAATTTAAAAAAAATAGAAATATTTGATTTTAAGTTCAATTACATAAAAAAAAATATGATTATTTACGAAATAAAAATACAAAATTTTAAAATAGCTCAGTCTAATTTAGATAATACTTGGGTATTTAAAGGTATATTTTTAGCAGGTGGATATATAAAAGATCCAATAAAAGGATATTCTATGGATTTTTTTATTGAAAGTAAGGATAGTGCAAAATATTTATTTAATCTTTTAAATGAATGGGGGAAAAAAGCTTTTTATTCAGAGAAAAAAGATACAAATTTAATATATGTACGAAATTGTGAAGATATATTAGATTTATTAATAGATTTATCTGCTCAAAAGTCTTTCTTTTATTATCAAAATTCAAGTATAAATAAAGAGATTAATTTAAAAATAAATAGAAATATGAATTATGAAATAGCAAATGAAGCAAAAAAACTAAGTACTTCTATGAAACAAATAGAACTTATACGAAAAATAGATAAAACAATAGGTCTTAATAATATAAATGAAAATTTAAGAGAAGTAGCCATACTTAGAATGAAAAATGAAGATGCTTCTTTGCAAGAACTAGCAAATAAATTAAATATATCAAAATCTGGACTAAGAAATAGATTTAGGAGGCTAAAAGAAATATATGATGAAATTGAGTCAGCAAATGGAAAAGTATATTTTAAAAAATGA
- a CDS encoding MATE family efflux transporter: MKINITKLTMEDRRNIILNGNVIVTLFLLSIPTIMMAIVQAMIPFTDGLYLNHIIGPERTGAITYSQPTINIMLGLSQGLGVAAMAMIGQLVGKGDVKGVKKTALQVLIFGIFCGLVLIPISLFVASYMSTTVTKDMSNDVYMYLSLYSLVIPFQFMAAIFNSIKDGVGNPEASFYRMIVLLLLKIFFNFIFLELLKMDIKGAVFASLSAYIVVSFWMYYDLFLNKYIYKLNLCDYKFEKNIIFTLIKLGIPSMLSFMMINLGFLLINMEISKYGAVVIAGLGIASNVNSLCFQLPSCIGTTVTTMVSLNIGVGNSKKAKKIYKIGLTIAIIIALTTLVIIIPLTSKITKLFTLQQNVLNVANSALKIYTFSILPYGIFMVCQAIFNALGKNVMPLVMSFLRIWLFRYVFILCTQRYLGYYAVFYGNLFSNFTAAIIFLIIITKIKWKSGINYGR; encoded by the coding sequence TTGAAAATAAATATTACAAAATTAACTATGGAAGATAGACGAAATATTATACTTAATGGAAATGTAATAGTTACCCTATTTTTACTTAGTATTCCTACAATAATGATGGCTATTGTACAAGCCATGATACCATTTACAGATGGGCTATATTTAAATCATATAATAGGACCAGAAAGAACGGGGGCGATAACATATTCACAACCTACAATAAATATAATGCTTGGTTTATCACAAGGCTTGGGAGTTGCAGCGATGGCCATGATAGGACAATTGGTCGGTAAGGGAGATGTAAAAGGAGTAAAAAAAACAGCCTTACAAGTTTTAATTTTTGGAATATTTTGTGGTTTAGTTCTAATACCAATTAGCTTATTTGTAGCTTCATATATGTCTACAACAGTAACTAAGGATATGTCAAATGATGTGTATATGTATTTATCGCTATATTCACTGGTAATACCCTTTCAATTTATGGCAGCTATATTCAATTCTATAAAAGATGGTGTAGGTAATCCAGAAGCTTCGTTTTATAGAATGATAGTTTTATTATTACTTAAAATATTTTTTAATTTTATTTTTTTAGAACTATTAAAAATGGATATAAAGGGGGCAGTATTTGCTTCGCTATCTGCATACATAGTAGTAAGTTTTTGGATGTACTATGATTTATTTTTGAATAAATATATATATAAATTAAATCTATGTGATTATAAATTTGAAAAGAATATTATATTTACACTTATAAAATTAGGTATTCCATCTATGTTAAGCTTTATGATGATAAATTTAGGCTTTCTATTAATAAATATGGAAATAAGTAAGTATGGAGCAGTTGTTATAGCAGGCTTAGGAATAGCTAGTAATGTAAATAGCTTATGCTTTCAATTACCATCTTGTATAGGAACTACTGTAACTACTATGGTTAGTTTAAATATAGGGGTAGGTAATTCAAAAAAAGCAAAAAAGATATATAAAATAGGATTAACTATAGCGATAATAATAGCTCTTACAACTTTAGTTATAATTATTCCTTTAACAAGTAAAATAACAAAATTATTTACCTTACAACAAAATGTTTTAAATGTTGCAAATTCAGCTTTGAAAATTTATACATTTTCAATATTACCTTATGGAATATTTATGGTTTGTCAGGCAATATTTAATGCCTTAGGTAAAAATGTTATGCCTCTTGTTATGAGTTTTTTAAGAATATGGTTATTTAGATATGTATTTATCTTATGTACACAAAGATATTTAGGATATTATGCAGTATTTTATGGAAATCTATTTTCTAATTTTACAGCAGCAATAATATTTTTAATTATAATAACTAAAATAAAATGGAAATCTGGTATAAACTATGGAAGATAA
- a CDS encoding PTS glucose transporter subunit IIA, producing MGFFSKLFSKKDKDTKKVLIAPLTGKVVPLETVKDETFASKMLGDGIAIEPSNSGVMVAPMDGVVEVTPTLHAFTLESKDGISILVHLGLDTVKLNGEGFEKLVESGTKVKAGDGIIKYDLEFIKDKVPSVTSPVIVLESEEYKEIIKYENQEVHAGQEKIIEIDV from the coding sequence ATGGGTTTTTTTAGCAAATTATTTAGTAAAAAAGATAAAGATACAAAAAAAGTTCTTATAGCACCTTTAACAGGTAAGGTAGTTCCTTTAGAAACAGTAAAAGATGAAACATTTGCTTCAAAGATGTTGGGGGATGGAATAGCAATAGAACCAAGCAATTCTGGAGTAATGGTTGCACCTATGGATGGAGTTGTTGAAGTTACACCAACATTGCATGCATTTACATTAGAATCAAAGGATGGAATAAGTATTTTAGTTCATTTAGGATTAGATACAGTTAAGTTAAATGGTGAAGGATTTGAAAAATTAGTAGAATCTGGAACAAAAGTAAAAGCAGGAGATGGGATTATAAAATACGACTTAGAGTTTATTAAAGATAAGGTTCCATCAGTAACTTCGCCAGTCATTGTATTGGAATCAGAAGAATACAAAGAAATTATTAAGTACGAAAATCAAGAAGTACATGCAGGGCAAGAAAAAATTATAGAAATTGATGTATAA
- a CDS encoding DUF2871 domain-containing protein, translating to MKKKYLNLALIYAIFAMIGGVFYREFTKFYHFTKVTTLGKVHTHLFILGTFVYLFVAIFSKNIELEKQKSFCIFMKIYNIGLAILSISMLVRGIIQVLELEISNKISLFISGLAGLGHILVGIGLILFLIALKKGKEK from the coding sequence ATGAAAAAGAAATATTTAAACTTAGCATTAATTTATGCGATATTTGCAATGATAGGAGGAGTTTTTTATCGTGAATTTACAAAATTTTATCATTTTACAAAAGTAACAACTCTTGGTAAGGTACATACTCATCTTTTTATTCTAGGCACTTTTGTTTATTTATTTGTTGCAATATTTTCTAAAAATATTGAATTAGAAAAACAGAAAAGTTTTTGTATTTTTATGAAAATATATAATATAGGTTTAGCAATTTTATCAATTTCAATGTTAGTGCGTGGGATAATTCAAGTACTTGAATTAGAAATTTCTAATAAAATATCTTTATTTATATCTGGACTTGCTGGACTTGGTCATATATTAGTTGGAATAGGCTTAATACTTTTTTTAATAGCATTGAAAAAAGGAAAAGAAAAATAA